The nucleotide sequence gttccaaaattttcaaaaaatcgaaacccCTCCATTTCTGCCCccaagggtcgaaaatagacAAATCTCCTCGCATAATGTTCATTTggttcaaacagatttttttattcgaactttgggaacccctggagcccaaaaatggtaattttgggttaaccaaccacggattcgtatttggaacATTTATTACGACATTTTAAAAGTGGTTGAGTTGATAAttagctggtgccaaaaaatggccttatcgcaactcctcctttaatgaaatttttagcaaatcaaaaattggtcagCTTCAAAAACCTTATAAATTTtggagtaagaaaaaaaaattatcataacaaaatttgtttattttggattttgaaaacgtattttgccccttcaattttcagaataggcaacttgtttatcttatGTTTTCTGAAGTTGGTACCATCACTCCCTGGACACCCTGCATAcgttaacaatttttgaagccaaaattcaaaattttgagaaaaaaataaaaagtgattTTCTGCACAAGTTGTGACGAATCACAAATGTGGGAATGACATAATTTTcccatcaaaaaaattgttggcgaAAAATAAAGAGATTGGCGGTTGGGATTTTCTTTTAATGCTTGCATTTGGTCGATCTCTATTAGAAAAGCTGCACTATTTCATGGTTTTTATtcccctctcctcccctccATTGGCCCCTCTCTAAGTTTCTAAAAATACTTTGATTTATTGGTAGGTAATGTCAATGTCAGACAtttaaaaattggggaaaacatttttataatacagggtgttccgttAAAAACGCAACCCAAAGTTTATGCGTGCGCACACTCCTCGTATACCAAACCCGGTCTGTTTCAACTGCTCTGACGTCACCGCTAGACTGTTTGGAGTAgaatgccgcaaaccggaccttcCTAGCTGTGTTTATAGTATTTTAGTCAATGTTTATGTAACGTGaggtcagaaattttttttgaaaaaatttaaaatttatgaaaaatgttaaCTACAGAGCAACGCATTTTCATACTTGAACAGTATTTCACCACACcatgggattttttaaaatgtattccAGACCCCACCACAAAATATGGAGCACCATTTTCctcatttatcaattttttttttttttggttgtaaaattttcccaaaaaatttttgacctcatgtCACATAAACATACATTAAAATATCATAGAAACAGCTAGGatggtccggtttgcggcattcTACTCCAAACAGTCTAGCGGTAACGTCAGAGCAGTTGAAACAGACGGGGCTTGGTATAGGAGGAGTGTGCGCGCGCCTAAACTTTGGGTTGCGTTTTAAACGGTACACTGTGTATTTTGTCTGACTTTCAAGAACTTAATCAATATGGCAGCCTTTTGaatacttgtagaaaaattaccaatttctcacattttgactttcaatttttgggggcTCCATGCAACAGAGCCAACATGTTTTGAGGGTCCAACAAAAGTTTTACtgaaaagggggttatgtaAGACAATTCTAATGTgcaaatgagatattttcaaaaaatgtttcctgattttgatttattcattttatttttgattttttcaattttgaggggcTCCTTACAGGGGACCAATATGGTTCGAAGGACCagggaaagttttttcttgaaaaaggaactattcagaaaaattctgacgcagaaaacaaaaacaaattaagtttttttctttattttttttattaattttgggAGGGCTTCCGGCActaatttttttgcagatagtgaaaaataaaaaataggaaattacgTATTTTCTCAACCGAGGTAACAACTTTGCTGGTTGGGAGGTGGGAAATTCCAACTctgcaaaataaggtacaccctaacCTAACAATTATGTAGTGCAATAACTCATAACTGAAACGTCATTTTCCAAATTCGCAGGTTATGGCCACTCTACTCCAGTAACAGTTGGAGGCAAAGCATTTTGTATGGCTTATGCTATGGTGGGCATTCCACTAGGTCTCGTCATGTTCCAGAGTATCGGTGAACGTTTGAATAAGTTCGCCTTTGTTGTtatacgaaaaatgaaaacttacaTGGGTTGCAAGAAAATAGAAGCTACTCAGATGAATTTAATGTTCGCTACCGGATTACTTTCGTCAATTATCATTACATCTGGTGCCGGTGTTTTCTCCACTTACGAAGGATGGACGTATTTCGAtagtttttattattgtttcgTCACATTGACTACGATTGGTTTCGGAGATTACGTCGCCTTACAGGtaagcaattaaaaaaatactcgtgttTCATCTTTTGTTcccaatttggggggggggggaggctcCATAAAAGAGAGCCAACATCATCTGTAGGTCCAACaaagattttttcttgaaaactggttatgtaggtatgtacttgtagAATAAAATCCTAATTTGGAAATGAggtatttccaaaatattttctttgattttgatttattctcatgttttattttttcaatcatttttcagaatgatCACGCTCTCATGAAGAAACCTGGTTACGTGGCCTTAAGTTTGGTATTTGTGTTATTCGGATTAGCTGTAGTTGCTGCTAGCATCAATCTTTTGGTATTACGATTCATGACCAtgtaagttttcgaaaattatacCTAACATCATTTGCAGGAAatcgtaaaatcaaaaaaaaaatgcatttttcggtTAGTTTGAAAGTAGTTAAGTACTTGATATTCATATTTCTTTTCGATTGCGTGTTTAGGAATATCGAAGACAATAGACgggaagaagaagaggaaatgcagaaaaatatcATCGTGGATGAAGACGTTACGCTGACTTTGAATGGTAAACTATTGGCCGAACGTTTGATATCGGCGGGAAACGAAGATTTCGATCAAGTTT is from Planococcus citri chromosome 1, ihPlaCitr1.1, whole genome shotgun sequence and encodes:
- the Task7 gene encoding two pore potassium channel protein sup-9 translates to MKRQNVRTLSLVVCTFTYLLVGAAVFDALESETERKQWEFLSDMKSSMMKKYRMSPEDYKMLEIVVIENKPNKSGPQWKFAGSFYFATVVLATIGYGHSTPVTVGGKAFCMAYAMVGIPLGLVMFQSIGERLNKFAFVVIRKMKTYMGCKKIEATQMNLMFATGLLSSIIITSGAGVFSTYEGWTYFDSFYYCFVTLTTIGFGDYVALQNDHALMKKPGYVALSLVFVLFGLAVVAASINLLVLRFMTMNIEDNRREEEEEMQKNIIVDEDVTLTLNGKLLAERLISAGNEDFDQVSVCSCSCLDLRNHRRYTNQYDQGLLSMSPMNNINRNANNIINNNNNADIDNQNQDVASTCSWARTSKIELMVL